A window of the Brassica oleracea var. oleracea cultivar TO1000 chromosome C1, BOL, whole genome shotgun sequence genome harbors these coding sequences:
- the LOC106344628 gene encoding cellulose synthase-like protein G2 — protein sequence MELQTTQHSTKLHMCHPCRRTIPYRIYAVVHMCGIIALMYHHAHSLFTEHTALLTSLLLISDVVLASMWASTTSLRLNPVHRTEYPEKYVAKPEEHFPKLDVFICTADPYKEPPMMVANTVLSVMAYGYPSDKISVYVSDDGGSSLTLFALMEAAKFSEHWLPFCKKNNVQDRSPEVYFSLKSSSWTEEAENLKKMYEDVKDRVEHVVNIGKVDQDQFREVFDLWDHKFTPQDHPSIIKVLQNNETEITPNLIYVSREKIRATPHHFKAGALNTLLRVSSVMTNSPIILTLDCDMYSNNPTTPLHALCYLSDPKINFGLGFVQFPQRFQGINRNDVYASELRRPFDINMVGYDGLMGPIHVGTGCFFNRRIFYGPPANLILPELDELAPTRIADKPIKAHTVLALAHNVAGCNYEHNTNWGSKIGFRYGSLVEDYYTGFMLHCEGWRSMFCRPQRAAFYGSTPKRLTDVVWQQMRWSIGLLEMGFSRYSPFTYGLKSLGLFTGLGYCYYVVWPFCSIPITVYGVLPQLALIYGIRVFPKPSDQWFWLYIFLSLGAYAQDLSDFLLEGGTCRKWWNDQRMWLIRGLSSFFFGMIEYTLKTLNLSTPGFDFAPSSSIFLPMTAVAVLNLFAFVSGLYGLFAWGEGLSLELMLASFVVVNSLPIYEAMVLRKDDGKLQKGICFLAGILTLVLILGGYFLLK from the exons ATGGAACTTCAAACTACTCAACACTCGACAAAGCTCCACATGTGTCATCCGTGCCGACGCACCATTCCATACAGAATCTACGCCGTAGTTCACATGTGTGGTATCATAGCCCTCATGTACCACCATGCACATTCACTTTTCACAGAGCACACAGCTCTGTTAACATCTCTTCTTCTCATCTCCGACGTCGTTCTCGCTTCCATGTGGGCCAGCACAACGTCACTCCGGCTAAACCCGGTTCATCGAACCGAGTACCCTGAAAAATATGTTGCTAAACCGGAAGAGCACTTCCCGAAGCTAGACGTGTTCATATGCACTGCTGATCCTTACAAGGAGCCTCCCATGATGGTGGCCAACACGGTCTTATCAGTGATGGCTTACGGTTACCCATCTGATAAGATCTCTGTCTATGTATCGGATGATGGAGGATCGTCATTAACGTTGTTTGCTTTGATGGAGGCTGCTAAGTTCTCTGAGCATTGGTTGCCTTTTTGCAAGAAGAATAATGTTCAAGATCGGTCTCCTGAAGTTTATTTTTCCTTGAAGTCAAGTTCTTGGACTGAGGAAGCTGAAAATCTTAAG AAAATGTATGAAGATGTGAAGGATAGAGTAGAACATGTGGTGAATATTGGCAAAGTTGATCAAGATCAGTTTCGTGAGGTCTTCGATTTGTGGGACCACAAATTCACTCCTCAGGACCATCCAAGTATTATTAAG GTCCTACAAAATAACGAGACAGAGATAACGCCAAACCTAATATATGTATCAAGAGAGAAGATTAGAGCTACACCACATCATTTCAAAGCCGGTGCTCTTAATACATTG TTACGAGTATCTTCGGTGATGACAAACTCACCAATCATTCTAACACTAGATTGTGACATGTACTCAAACAATCCCACAACACCTCTTCATGCTTTGTGCTATTTGTCAGACCCTAAGATAAATTTCGGTTTAGGATTTGTGCAATTTCCTCAGAGGTTTCAAGGAATTAACAGAAACGATGTCTATGCATCAGAGCTCAGACGTCCCTTTGACATCAATATGGTTGGGTATGATGGGCTTATGGGCCCAATTCACGTGGGCACTGGGTGTTTTTTCAATCGACGAATTTTCTATGGGCCTCCAGCTAATTTGATTTTGCCTGAGTTGGATGAACTTGCACCAACTAGGATTGCAGATAAGCCCATTAAGGCCCATACTGTTTTGGCATTGGCGCACAATGTGGCGGGATGCAACTACGAGCATAACACTAATTGGGGATCCAAG ATTGGATTCAGATATGGTTCATTAGTAGAAGACTACTACACAGGGTTCATGCTTCATTGTGAAGGATGGAGATCAATGTTTTGTAGACCCCAAAGAGCTGCTTTTTATGGAAGCACCCCAAAACGCCTAACAGATGTAGTGTGGCAACAAATGCGTTGGTCCATTGGTCTTCTTGAAATGGGGTTTTCAAGGTATAGCCCATTCACCTATGGTTTGAAGTCATTGGGCCTGTTTACAGGCTTAGGCTATTGCTACTATGTGGTTTGGCCGTTTTGCTCAATTCCAATTACCGTTTATGGGGTTTTACCTCAGCTTGCCCTAATATATGGGATTAGAGTGTTCCCCAAGCCATCAGACCAATGGTTTTGGCTTTACATCTTCTTGTCCCTTGGTGCATATGCGCAAGATCTGTCAGATTTTTTGTTGGAAGGAGGAACTTGTCGGAAATGGTGGAACGATCAGAGAATGTGGCTGATAAGAGGGCTCTCTTCATTCTTCTTTGGTATGATAGAGTACACTCTCAAAACCCTAAACCTCTCCACACCTGGATTCGATTTTGCGCCCTCTTCGTCCATTTTCTTACCCATGACCGCAGTGGCCGTCCTGAATCTCTTTGCTTTCGTCTCGGGGCTCTATGGTCTTTTCGCATGGGGAGAAGGACTCAGCCTTGAGCTGATGCTTGCAAGCTTCGTGGTGGTGAATAGCTTACCGATCTATGAAGCCATGGTGCTGAGGAAAGATGATGGAAAGTTACAAAAGGGTATTTGTTTCTTAGCTGGGATACTCACACTCGTTCTTATTCTGGGAGGTTACTTTTTACTCAAGTAA
- the LOC106344699 gene encoding RING-H2 zinc finger protein RHA4a: MVDPQTPISPHLYPQAVQLKLYQAFIFSIPILFSIILFLLFYLFYLKRRASALSSPPPMILPVSSTHQPSSHLTSVCLLDVKVELKDKLHVVFFNEELETRDSLCCVCLGEFELKEELVEMPSCKHIFHLDCIHLWLYSHTTCPLCRSSVFIPSTKTSVDDNDHPDSSQTSPV; encoded by the exons ATGGTTGATCCTCAAACACCAATCTCACCTCACCTATATCCACAAGCAGTTCAACTCAAACTCTATCAAGCCTTCATCTTCTCCATTCCCATCTTATTCTCTATCATTCTCTTCCTCCTGTTCTATCTTTTTTACCTTAAGAGAAGAGCTTCTGCTCTCTCCTCTCCTCCTCCGATGATTCTTCCTGTTTCCTCGACCCACCAGCCTTCTTCTCATCTCACCTCG GTTTGTTTGTTAGATGTGAAAGTAGAGCTCAAAGACAAGCTTCATGTCGTTTTTTTCAATGAAGAGCTAGAAACAAGAGATTCTCT ATGTTGCGTATGTTTGGGAGAATTCGAGTTAAAGGAAGAGTTGGTGGAAATGCCTTCATGCAAACATATATTTCATCTCGATTGTATTCACCTTTGGCTCTATTCTCATACCACTTGCCCTCTCTGTCGCTCCTCTGTCTTCATCCCTTCGACCAAAACCTCGGTGGACGACAACGACCATCCAGACTCTTCTCAAACGTCACCGGTTTGA